One genomic window of Methanosarcina acetivorans C2A includes the following:
- a CDS encoding YqhA family protein — translation MKVVKFIARMRYFVLIPVIGLAITACVLFIKGGVDLVLFMGELVTGMTDANPEVNIIVEIVETVHLFLVGTVLFVTSIGLYQLFIQPLPLPGWLEINDIEELELNLVGLTVVVLGVNFLGVIFKPPETNLAVYGIGYALPIAALAYFIKVRSYVKDGQEGSLKDRSEADSTNNKSSLLSHEKKD, via the coding sequence ATGAAAGTCGTGAAATTTATTGCCAGAATGAGATACTTTGTACTGATTCCCGTTATCGGGCTGGCAATTACCGCCTGTGTTTTGTTTATTAAAGGCGGCGTAGATCTGGTTCTCTTTATGGGTGAACTGGTTACCGGAATGACAGATGCAAATCCGGAGGTGAACATAATTGTTGAAATTGTGGAGACAGTACATCTCTTCCTGGTCGGTACGGTACTCTTCGTGACCTCTATCGGGCTCTACCAGCTGTTTATCCAGCCGCTCCCTTTACCAGGCTGGCTGGAGATAAATGACATTGAGGAACTGGAACTGAACCTGGTGGGGCTTACCGTTGTCGTGCTGGGGGTTAACTTCCTGGGCGTTATTTTTAAACCCCCGGAAACAAACCTGGCTGTCTATGGAATAGGATATGCCTTACCTATCGCAGCCCTTGCTTACTTCATTAAGGTGCGTTCATACGTAAAGGACGGTCAGGAAGGAAGTCTGAAAGACAGGAGCGAAGCGGATTCCACAAACAACAAATCAAGCCTGTTATCACACGAAAAGAAAGATTAA
- a CDS encoding CPBP family intramembrane glutamic endopeptidase, whose product MHTSRKPWPVSLVILSVWLVVVVGIGLLQVGGQPMQLDELIENQIAFGVLVAAIFLPVTITYLKWWAQVGWKGPDNLRDLRLLLPPALSLLILLLIILFTGLPPARELVIVVINTLMVGISEELMFRGILFHGASSSFGTWRAVWITAILFGSVHILNGLITGDFRASEVQALFAGMFGVWTAVLRVRLDTIIPVIIIHWLWNCLVFLAGSPGGVVLPLSLLLFVYGLWLLRKYLHSNVRLAEEVSLR is encoded by the coding sequence ATGCATACATCACGAAAACCATGGCCTGTTTCACTGGTAATACTTTCAGTCTGGCTGGTTGTCGTAGTGGGAATAGGCCTGCTGCAGGTCGGGGGGCAGCCCATGCAGCTTGATGAATTGATAGAAAACCAGATAGCTTTTGGAGTGCTGGTTGCAGCGATCTTTTTGCCCGTGACTATTACCTATTTGAAATGGTGGGCTCAGGTCGGGTGGAAAGGCCCGGATAATTTACGGGATTTGCGTTTGTTGTTGCCACCGGCCCTGTCGCTTCTAATCCTGCTGCTTATTATTCTATTTACAGGCCTGCCACCAGCCAGGGAACTTGTGATCGTGGTTATCAATACCCTGATGGTAGGCATTAGTGAAGAATTGATGTTTCGGGGCATATTGTTTCACGGGGCTTCATCCTCATTCGGAACCTGGCGTGCAGTGTGGATCACAGCGATTCTTTTCGGTTCTGTCCACATATTAAACGGCTTAATCACCGGAGACTTCAGGGCGAGCGAAGTTCAGGCTCTTTTTGCAGGTATGTTCGGGGTCTGGACGGCAGTTTTGCGAGTCCGACTCGACACAATAATCCCCGTAATCATTATCCACTGGCTGTGGAATTGCCTGGTATTCCTGGCAGGTTCCCCGGGAGGGGTGGTGCTTCCCCTTTCTCTTTTACTATTCGTTTACGGCCTCTGGTTATTACGAAAATACCTGCACAGCAATGTCAGACTTGCGGAAGAGGTCAGTTTACGGTAA
- a CDS encoding aminoacyl-histidine dipeptidase, translated as MHPKTRKILEIFEEINKIPRCSKHEERLSLWLQEWGRSRGFEVKTDAVKNVLIKVPATPGYENSPGIVLQGHMDMVCEKSKDSKHDFYRDPIRCVYDGDWLKGDETSIGADNGIALAIGMALSEAGKNREIEHPPLELLFTVDEETGLTGAMGLEKGFVEGRTLLNMDSEDEGLFLVGCAGGKNSRITLPLEWESFEYGKECRFGLFKLMVEGLEGGHSGVEIHRQRANAIQLFARVYSGLREKVGKQCVSLVLLSGGTTHNAIPYFTDAFLALDRAKFEQAEKLVSEFGTTFRSEYAKTDPELVLSFREVENGVVFENSGGKVTRKEVTPNLVFSTGTEEKLLKLLLALPHGVYRLSDRIPGLVETSNNLATVRTGENEITIITNQRSSVMSRLAEITGKVEAAAKLAGAAVVQEADYPAWEPNLESVLLSKCRQVYLQTFEKEPGIEVVHAGLECGVIGSKYEGMEIISLGPTIRDPHSPAERIFIPSIERVWIFLVNLLKSYR; from the coding sequence ATGCACCCGAAAACCCGGAAAATCCTTGAAATTTTCGAGGAGATAAACAAAATCCCGCGCTGTTCGAAACACGAAGAAAGGCTTTCCCTCTGGCTGCAGGAATGGGGAAGATCCAGAGGCTTCGAGGTAAAAACCGATGCAGTAAAGAATGTACTCATTAAAGTCCCGGCTACTCCGGGGTATGAAAATTCTCCCGGAATTGTGCTGCAGGGGCACATGGACATGGTCTGTGAGAAAAGCAAGGACTCCAAACATGACTTTTACAGGGACCCTATCAGGTGTGTGTATGATGGGGACTGGTTGAAGGGAGATGAAACCTCTATAGGGGCGGACAACGGGATTGCCCTTGCTATAGGGATGGCCCTCTCAGAGGCAGGGAAGAATAGGGAGATCGAACACCCGCCTCTGGAACTGCTCTTTACGGTGGATGAGGAGACCGGATTGACCGGAGCCATGGGGCTTGAAAAGGGATTTGTTGAGGGCAGGACTCTGCTGAATATGGACTCGGAAGATGAAGGGCTCTTTCTGGTCGGGTGTGCCGGAGGGAAAAATTCCCGGATCACGCTGCCGCTTGAGTGGGAAAGCTTTGAATATGGAAAGGAGTGCAGGTTCGGGCTCTTCAAGCTCATGGTAGAGGGGCTGGAAGGAGGGCACTCAGGAGTTGAGATTCACAGGCAGCGGGCTAATGCTATCCAGCTATTTGCCAGGGTCTATTCCGGGCTCCGGGAAAAGGTGGGTAAACAATGCGTAAGCCTGGTTCTCCTGAGCGGAGGGACAACCCACAATGCTATCCCTTATTTTACAGATGCTTTTTTGGCTCTGGACAGGGCTAAATTCGAACAGGCGGAGAAGCTTGTTTCGGAATTCGGGACTACTTTCAGGTCCGAATATGCGAAGACAGACCCTGAACTTGTTTTGAGTTTCAGGGAAGTTGAAAACGGAGTCGTGTTTGAAAATTCAGGAGGTAAGGTCACCAGAAAAGAAGTGACTCCAAACCTGGTATTCTCTACCGGGACCGAAGAAAAGCTACTCAAGCTGCTTCTTGCCCTGCCCCACGGGGTCTACAGGCTTTCGGACAGGATTCCGGGCCTTGTGGAGACTTCGAACAACCTTGCAACCGTGCGGACAGGGGAAAATGAAATAACAATCATCACAAACCAGCGCAGTTCAGTCATGTCCAGGCTGGCTGAAATTACCGGGAAGGTGGAAGCTGCGGCAAAGCTTGCCGGAGCTGCTGTTGTACAGGAAGCCGACTACCCTGCGTGGGAGCCAAATCTTGAATCCGTGCTGCTTTCGAAATGCAGGCAGGTCTACCTTCAGACCTTTGAAAAAGAGCCCGGGATCGAGGTCGTACATGCGGGGCTTGAGTGCGGGGTAATCGGCTCGAAATACGAAGGCATGGAGATAATCTCTCTTGGGCCGACTATCAGAGATCCCCATTCTCCGGCAGAAAGGATCTTTATTCCCTCTATTGAAAGAGTCTGGATTTTCCTGGTAAATTTGCTGAAGAGCTACCGCTGA
- a CDS encoding NUDIX domain-containing protein has protein sequence MIRIPSAYDNRRGSVIVDTDEGVLLVSSSGGYYRLPGGKPKRGEASIQAAIRELREETGLRAYEVKYLFKFHASKIFRIKGKGTPTPSNEIHHFAFFKPGKNMKVRVSENTIKILKKYYELNSDSDSC, from the coding sequence GTGATACGTATTCCCAGCGCATATGATAATCGAAGAGGTTCGGTAATAGTTGACACTGATGAAGGAGTTTTACTTGTAAGCAGTTCGGGAGGCTACTATCGGCTTCCCGGAGGAAAACCGAAACGAGGGGAAGCAAGTATCCAGGCGGCGATCAGGGAGCTCAGGGAGGAGACCGGGCTGCGGGCGTATGAAGTGAAATATTTGTTTAAATTCCATGCGTCCAAGATTTTCCGGATCAAGGGGAAGGGAACGCCGACACCGTCAAACGAGATACACCATTTCGCGTTTTTCAAGCCGGGTAAGAATATGAAAGTAAGGGTTTCCGAAAATACAATAAAAATATTGAAGAAATATTATGAGTTGAATTCCGATTCGGATTCCTGTTAG
- a CDS encoding UPF0228 family protein, translating to MSKFNKEITVFIFFLALVILWGLFANASADMKTPVDTKVPVDTKTPFQGKKVAGFFIEFEEGTTEPEVKDILENYNMTVNTIDYNSDIIPGRYYMILDRDRIMDIEELVDEVNLTIPIKKGSNYLVTVTEQAIEDKNFLAILEKNNLPVKKSVYCYIRLEDESENGSIPQKDAYQIANELEKNEKVLAASPDTRINHLLIEFEDGTTEQEVKSILEKYNTTMNTIEYDSNLQPERYYLVVDADKRMDVRNELGKDENWTDPIYHDIKKGNHYIITVTEQAIEDKNFLAMLEKNDLQVKNSVLCCITLGNESKNWIWESDERRIENELKMNEKVLTLLRCGST from the coding sequence ATGAGCAAATTTAATAAAGAAATTACTGTTTTTATTTTTTTTCTAGCTCTTGTAATACTGTGGGGATTGTTTGCAAACGCATCAGCTGATATGAAAACACCAGTTGACACAAAGGTACCGGTTGATACGAAAACGCCATTCCAGGGAAAAAAAGTAGCTGGCTTTTTTATCGAATTTGAAGAGGGGACTACTGAGCCTGAAGTTAAAGACATTCTTGAAAACTACAACATGACTGTAAACACCATAGATTACAATTCTGATATTATTCCAGGCAGATACTACATGATATTAGATAGAGATAGAATAATGGATATAGAGGAATTGGTAGATGAAGTAAATTTGACTATCCCTATAAAAAAAGGAAGTAATTATTTAGTGACGGTAACGGAACAAGCTATTGAGGATAAAAATTTCCTTGCAATACTGGAAAAAAACAATCTTCCGGTAAAAAAATCCGTCTATTGTTATATTCGTTTAGAAGATGAATCTGAGAATGGTAGTATTCCGCAGAAAGACGCATACCAAATTGCAAATGAACTTGAAAAGAATGAAAAGGTGCTGGCCGCATCTCCAGATACGAGAATAAATCATTTATTAATTGAATTTGAAGATGGAACTACTGAACAGGAAGTTAAATCCATTCTTGAAAAATATAATACGACTATGAACACCATAGAATATGACTCCAACCTTCAGCCAGAAAGGTACTACCTGGTGGTAGATGCGGATAAAAGAATGGATGTAAGAAATGAATTGGGAAAAGATGAGAATTGGACTGATCCTATATACCATGATATCAAAAAAGGAAATCATTATATAATTACAGTAACGGAACAAGCTATTGAGGATAAAAATTTCCTTGCGATGCTTGAAAAAAATGATCTTCAGGTGAAAAATTCCGTTCTGTGTTGTATTACTCTCGGAAATGAATCTAAGAATTGGATTTGGGAGAGCGATGAAAGAAGAATAGAGAACGAGCTTAAAATGAATGAAAAGGTATTGACTTTATTGCGTTGCGGTAGTACCTAA
- a CDS encoding type II toxin-antitoxin system RelE family toxin: protein MRYSYEISRHLERDLEKIQKKDRERFEILLDKMSEILDNPHRFKPLMHDMEGLMVNLYLIGIIY from the coding sequence TTGAGATATTCGTATGAAATCAGCAGGCACCTTGAAAGAGATCTGGAAAAAATTCAAAAAAAAGACAGAGAGCGTTTTGAAATCCTGCTGGACAAAATGAGTGAAATCCTTGATAACCCTCACCGTTTCAAGCCCTTAATGCATGATATGGAAGGTTTGATGGTCAATTTGTATTTGATTGGTATTATATATTAA
- a CDS encoding MEDS domain-containing protein: MKNNIRNSGIDIIGNVPWGTHFCQFYQTTEDSMDISIPFIKAGLENDELCLWLISEPLNIEEVKEALGKTISDFDVCPGRGQIELAACNDWYIKEGIFDQEKALNALVEKTNKALARGYNGLRVIQNLRWSIFIRLMF, encoded by the coding sequence ATGAAAAATAATATTCGAAATTCTGGAATTGATATAATTGGAAATGTGCCCTGGGGAACACATTTCTGTCAATTTTACCAGACAACAGAAGATTCGATGGATATATCTATTCCCTTCATAAAAGCAGGGCTGGAAAATGACGAGCTTTGCTTATGGCTCATATCGGAGCCTCTAAACATCGAGGAAGTAAAAGAAGCTCTTGGAAAGACCATTTCCGACTTTGATGTTTGTCCGGGAAGAGGGCAAATTGAGCTTGCTGCCTGCAATGACTGGTATATAAAAGAGGGAATTTTCGATCAGGAGAAAGCTTTAAACGCCCTGGTTGAAAAAACAAATAAGGCATTGGCCAGGGGTTATAATGGTTTGCGGGTGATTCAAAACCTTCGATGGTCCATCTTTATCCGATTGATGTTTTAA
- a CDS encoding acyltransferase family protein: MRLRWIDALKGIGITLVVLAHHSLPIALDTYIFSFHMPFFFFISGFLFDFEKYAGSAAGFVKERFRSLIVPYFIFVLLTCLFYFLLDTGFQPGVTNIEFFENSALYGIYSILYALGPLVSHNPPLWFLSCLFVTELLFYGFAKKYYGEPGKLVLWLTAAGVAGYLYSVYVLFRLPWNADVALAAVVFYGAGNLFRKFTEQGAEPGSGLSFNSDSGLSTGLSTNSGSRFREKGPPG; the protein is encoded by the coding sequence ATGAGACTCCGCTGGATTGACGCTTTAAAAGGGATTGGGATTACACTTGTCGTGTTGGCTCACCACAGCTTACCGATAGCTCTCGATACTTACATATTTTCTTTTCACATGCCATTCTTCTTTTTCATTTCCGGATTTCTGTTTGACTTCGAGAAATATGCAGGATCGGCCGCAGGTTTTGTGAAAGAGAGATTCAGGTCTCTTATAGTGCCTTATTTCATTTTTGTACTGCTTACCTGCTTGTTTTACTTTTTGCTGGATACGGGCTTCCAGCCAGGAGTCACAAATATTGAGTTTTTCGAGAACAGTGCGCTGTACGGCATCTATTCCATCCTGTATGCCCTTGGCCCCCTTGTCTCTCACAATCCGCCGCTCTGGTTCCTGAGCTGCCTGTTCGTAACCGAACTTCTCTTTTACGGTTTTGCGAAGAAGTATTACGGGGAACCGGGAAAACTCGTACTCTGGCTTACCGCAGCCGGGGTTGCAGGGTACCTTTATTCGGTTTATGTGCTTTTCAGGCTTCCCTGGAACGCGGATGTGGCTCTCGCAGCAGTTGTCTTTTACGGCGCCGGAAATCTGTTTCGAAAATTCACCGAACAGGGGGCTGAGCCCGGGTCCGGCTTGAGCTTTAATTCAGATTCGGGTCTGAGTACAGGTTTGAGTACTAATTCGGGTTCAAGGTTCAGGGAAAAAGGTCCCCCGGGCTGA
- a CDS encoding DUF2207 domain-containing protein produces the protein MLLKTAIITVILLVFFLLVPLASARDYMLEEATTNITINPNGLAHVEESISYKFEGTYFEVFRDLEVGSGESIQNIQGYCSDEACTFSVNPIGRGYELVGGLPTPTPEKVTFFISYDHYGAVKVHSDVSEFHYKLWGGEWEKPLGSLKGSITLPVENESGIQYWIHPTGYTETSSVEQNVLNLKTTEIPANQWYEVRVVFPRIESRNSSIVQIDSEEGLEQIKSIENEYEMKGWILKGLYNLEIVFAFFLLAFPFIIYLRYGREPKIDYEAIYEREPPTDSKPAVVNAIIQGRIGTPTMDGFTATVMNLANLGYISLHAIKEEESRVFGLFKNESEDIFIKFTDPHEAKYGMLPELADFEKDVFDLLKKHSTDDKISWEQLKKELGKGTEFYHFVLDWNKKVERNIVVEKLFRSTGNKYVVMFSVATIIAAVVFLYGVFISFPSDAFPLSSKVSWLAIFFVAFGIIMLIFSGTFEKVLGRWTPEGRVYYKRWNNFKKYLTDFSALKEHPPESIKVWDSYLVYATALGVAEEVLKNMALVVPDEQLKSSHFYYVHHSYSRFGAGFGRAYAASAPSSSGGVGGGGIGGVGGGLGGGGGGAR, from the coding sequence GTGCTCCTAAAAACAGCTATAATAACTGTTATTCTGCTGGTCTTTTTCCTCCTGGTGCCTTTAGCCAGTGCTCGAGACTACATGCTGGAAGAGGCTACAACGAATATAACTATCAACCCCAACGGCCTGGCCCATGTTGAAGAATCGATATCCTATAAATTCGAAGGCACTTACTTTGAGGTTTTCAGGGACCTCGAAGTGGGTTCAGGAGAATCCATACAAAATATCCAGGGGTATTGTTCTGACGAAGCCTGTACCTTCAGTGTAAACCCTATTGGTAGAGGGTATGAGTTGGTGGGCGGACTTCCGACCCCTACCCCTGAAAAAGTGACTTTTTTTATTTCATATGACCATTATGGTGCGGTCAAGGTCCACAGTGACGTTTCCGAATTTCATTATAAACTCTGGGGAGGAGAATGGGAAAAACCCCTTGGAAGCCTGAAAGGAAGCATCACGCTCCCTGTGGAAAACGAAAGTGGAATCCAGTACTGGATTCATCCGACCGGGTACACGGAGACATCAAGTGTAGAACAGAACGTACTCAATTTAAAAACAACCGAAATACCCGCTAATCAGTGGTATGAAGTCAGGGTTGTTTTCCCGAGAATCGAATCTCGCAATTCCAGCATTGTCCAGATAGACAGCGAGGAGGGGCTGGAACAAATAAAGTCAATTGAAAACGAATATGAAATGAAAGGCTGGATCTTAAAGGGTCTTTATAATCTGGAAATTGTATTTGCGTTTTTTCTCCTTGCATTCCCCTTCATCATTTATCTCAGGTACGGGAGAGAGCCAAAAATAGATTATGAGGCAATCTACGAAAGAGAGCCGCCTACCGATTCAAAACCGGCTGTGGTTAATGCCATTATTCAGGGGCGGATTGGGACCCCTACAATGGACGGGTTTACGGCCACGGTTATGAACCTTGCTAACCTTGGTTATATCTCTCTTCACGCCATAAAAGAAGAAGAGAGCAGGGTATTCGGCCTCTTCAAAAACGAGTCTGAAGATATTTTTATTAAATTCACAGATCCACACGAGGCAAAGTATGGAATGCTCCCGGAGCTTGCAGATTTCGAAAAAGACGTCTTTGATTTATTAAAAAAGCATTCAACTGATGATAAGATCTCCTGGGAGCAGCTCAAAAAAGAACTTGGAAAAGGGACCGAGTTCTATCATTTTGTGCTTGACTGGAATAAAAAGGTTGAACGCAATATTGTAGTTGAGAAACTTTTTCGCTCCACAGGGAACAAATATGTAGTTATGTTCAGTGTGGCAACTATAATTGCGGCAGTTGTTTTTTTATATGGAGTATTCATATCTTTCCCTTCCGATGCATTTCCCCTGTCATCGAAAGTTAGCTGGCTTGCGATTTTTTTCGTAGCCTTCGGGATAATCATGCTCATATTTTCAGGTACGTTCGAAAAGGTCCTGGGCCGCTGGACTCCCGAGGGAAGAGTCTACTATAAACGCTGGAACAACTTCAAAAAATATCTAACAGACTTTTCTGCACTCAAAGAGCACCCCCCGGAATCAATAAAGGTCTGGGACTCGTACCTTGTGTATGCAACCGCTCTTGGGGTAGCAGAAGAAGTCCTCAAGAACATGGCTTTAGTGGTTCCCGACGAACAGCTGAAATCCAGCCACTTCTACTATGTGCACCACAGCTACTCCCGGTTCGGTGCCGGTTTCGGAAGAGCCTATGCGGCATCTGCACCTTCATCTAGTGGCGGTGTCGGAGGAGGGGGTATAGGGGGCGTAGGCGGAGGTTTAGGCGGAGGCGGAGGAGGCGCCAGGTAA
- a CDS encoding LemA family protein, with translation MVVEILIILLIVLGLLFVIIYNDLIKQRNRVENAWAQVEVQLKRRYDLIPNLVETVKGYATHEKTLFENITKARAAVMSASSVNETAEASNYLSSTLKSLFAVAENYPDLKANQNFMQLQKDLMETENKIAYSRQFYNDTVMKYNISIQTIPKNIVASLLGFQKKELFETAQAEREVPKVEF, from the coding sequence TTGGTAGTCGAAATTCTGATAATATTGCTAATAGTTCTGGGTTTGCTCTTCGTTATAATTTATAATGACCTTATAAAGCAGCGAAACAGGGTGGAAAATGCTTGGGCTCAGGTCGAAGTCCAGCTAAAAAGGCGCTATGACCTTATCCCCAACTTGGTAGAAACCGTGAAAGGGTATGCAACTCACGAAAAAACCCTTTTCGAAAACATTACGAAGGCCAGGGCAGCGGTAATGTCTGCAAGCAGTGTCAATGAAACGGCAGAGGCATCCAACTACCTTTCTTCGACCCTGAAATCCCTTTTCGCAGTTGCAGAAAACTATCCCGATCTCAAAGCCAACCAGAACTTTATGCAGCTTCAGAAAGACCTCATGGAGACCGAAAATAAAATCGCTTACTCAAGGCAGTTTTATAACGATACCGTAATGAAATACAACATCAGCATCCAGACAATTCCGAAAAATATTGTCGCGTCCCTGCTGGGTTTCCAGAAAAAAGAGTTGTTTGAGACTGCACAGGCCGAAAGGGAAGTCCCGAAGGTTGAGTTCTGA
- the glmM gene encoding phosphoglucosamine mutase: protein MALFGTNGVRGIANEYITPELSVNLARSLGTYMSSKGTVAIGCDTRISGQMLKSAAIAGALSTGLNVIDVGSAPTPSIQYYVRDHADAGIVITASHNPRQYNGIKFIAGDGTEFPRDGEKDIEKIYYSGKYSIVSWEKTGSFRTDPDVNAYYIRNIINSVNAETIRGHSFKVVIDTGCGAGSLTLPFLLRALGCQVLTLEAQPDGTFPWRNPEPLPEALTELTNLVKMTGADLGAAHDGDADRIVFVDENGQFINDDVLLAMVAKYMLEHEKGPVVTPVSSSQRIADVAKDAGVELYWTAVGSINVARKMMEVNAVFGGEGNGGLIFPKHQYCRDGAMGCAKVLEILAGGKKLSELAKSVPHYFNEKTKTPSKNKQVTMEIVKKEASELGHKLDTTDGVKIWYEDGWVLIRPSGTEPIFRIYAEAKKQDRAKELMQEGLNMVLKAEKSSTLK, encoded by the coding sequence ATGGCATTATTCGGAACAAACGGTGTACGCGGTATAGCCAATGAATACATAACTCCGGAACTGTCAGTCAATTTAGCCAGAAGTCTTGGTACATATATGAGTTCGAAAGGCACGGTTGCTATAGGATGTGATACCCGGATTTCGGGCCAGATGCTGAAATCTGCCGCAATTGCCGGGGCTCTTTCAACAGGCCTGAATGTTATTGATGTGGGATCCGCTCCTACTCCTTCTATCCAGTATTACGTACGCGACCATGCAGATGCCGGAATCGTTATTACTGCCTCTCACAACCCCAGACAGTATAACGGAATCAAATTTATTGCAGGGGACGGCACGGAATTTCCCAGGGATGGGGAAAAAGACATAGAAAAAATTTATTATTCGGGCAAATATTCCATTGTATCCTGGGAAAAAACCGGCAGCTTCAGAACTGATCCTGACGTTAATGCATACTACATAAGAAACATTATCAATTCGGTAAATGCTGAAACCATCCGCGGCCACAGTTTCAAGGTAGTTATTGATACGGGTTGCGGAGCAGGTTCCCTTACTCTTCCATTTCTACTCAGGGCTCTGGGCTGCCAGGTATTGACCCTTGAAGCCCAGCCTGACGGGACTTTCCCCTGGAGAAACCCCGAACCCCTGCCTGAAGCGCTTACCGAACTTACTAACCTCGTCAAAATGACAGGCGCCGATCTGGGAGCGGCTCACGATGGGGACGCGGATAGAATAGTCTTTGTTGACGAAAACGGACAATTCATTAACGACGACGTTCTGCTCGCCATGGTGGCAAAATATATGCTTGAACACGAAAAAGGTCCTGTAGTGACCCCTGTCAGCTCTTCTCAGCGCATTGCCGATGTCGCAAAGGATGCAGGAGTCGAATTGTACTGGACTGCTGTCGGCTCCATCAACGTTGCCCGAAAGATGATGGAAGTAAATGCAGTTTTTGGAGGCGAGGGCAACGGAGGGCTTATTTTCCCAAAGCATCAATACTGCAGAGACGGAGCAATGGGCTGTGCAAAGGTCCTTGAGATCCTGGCTGGCGGGAAAAAGCTATCCGAGCTTGCTAAAAGTGTACCTCATTACTTCAACGAAAAAACCAAGACTCCTTCTAAAAATAAGCAGGTCACTATGGAAATAGTAAAAAAGGAAGCTTCAGAGCTTGGACACAAGCTGGATACTACCGACGGAGTTAAAATATGGTACGAAGACGGCTGGGTTCTTATCCGTCCATCTGGCACGGAACCAATTTTCCGGATCTATGCCGAAGCAAAAAAGCAAGACAGAGCAAAGGAACTTATGCAGGAAGGACTGAATATGGTCCTGAAAGCAGAGAAGAGCTCTACTCTCAAATGA
- a CDS encoding aldolase → MDIEKVPLDVPKTQRETYLKNYMEIIRESGKLMLFAGDQKVEHLNDDFYGEGVPEDDADPEHLFRTASEAKIGVFATQLGLIARYGMDYRSVPYLVKLNSKTNLVKTSQADPFSNLWYDVDKVVRFKENSGLNILGVGYTIYLGSESEAEMLLQAAQVVYDAHQHGMVSVLWIYPRGTAVKDEKDPHLIAGATGAGACLGTDFVQVNYPEKEGANSAEIFKEAIKAAGRTKVVCAGGASDEVDDFLRKLHDQLHISGAMGSATRRNIHQKPLDEAIRMCNAIYAMTIEDATIEKSLKIYNGEQEG, encoded by the coding sequence ATGGATATAGAGAAAGTACCGCTAGATGTCCCGAAAACACAGAGAGAAACATACCTGAAAAATTACATGGAGATTATCCGGGAATCCGGGAAACTGATGCTATTTGCCGGAGATCAGAAAGTAGAACATTTAAATGACGATTTTTACGGGGAAGGGGTGCCCGAAGATGATGCTGATCCCGAACATCTTTTCAGAACAGCATCCGAAGCAAAGATAGGGGTTTTCGCAACCCAGTTAGGGCTAATTGCACGCTATGGTATGGACTATCGAAGCGTGCCCTATCTCGTGAAACTGAATTCGAAGACCAATCTTGTAAAAACTTCTCAGGCTGATCCTTTTAGCAATCTCTGGTACGATGTAGATAAGGTAGTCCGATTTAAGGAAAACAGCGGGCTCAATATCCTTGGCGTAGGTTATACTATCTACCTTGGCAGTGAGTCCGAAGCCGAGATGCTCTTGCAGGCTGCTCAGGTAGTTTATGATGCCCACCAGCATGGGATGGTCTCTGTACTCTGGATCTATCCGCGCGGTACTGCTGTAAAAGATGAAAAAGATCCCCATTTAATCGCGGGGGCAACGGGAGCTGGAGCCTGCCTCGGCACTGATTTTGTACAGGTTAACTACCCCGAAAAGGAAGGAGCAAACTCTGCTGAAATTTTCAAGGAAGCCATCAAAGCAGCCGGGCGTACTAAAGTCGTTTGCGCAGGCGGTGCCAGTGACGAAGTTGATGATTTCCTGAGAAAGCTTCATGACCAGCTCCATATCTCCGGAGCCATGGGAAGTGCAACCAGAAGAAATATTCACCAGAAACCCCTTGATGAAGCTATCCGTATGTGTAATGCCATATATGCTATGACCATTGAGGATGCAACCATTGAAAAGTCTCTGAAAATCTACAATGGGGAACAGGAAGGATAA